In Plasmodium vivax chromosome 14, whole genome shotgun sequence, the genomic window aatgggggaagaagaagaagacctCCAACTGATGGACCGTTACATACTATCAAAGGAGAAGAACCTAATTAGGAGCTGCCTGGAGGCCTACGCAACCTTTCAGTTGCAGCTGCTTATGAAGCATGtgctcaattttgttaatcgCGATTTGGCTATATATCTCGACTACTGTAAGGACAGACTGTACGTGCACGAGAGGAACTCCCTGAGCAGGAGGAACTGCCAGAAGGTTCTTCACATCTTGTTGGTCGATTTGCTGAAGGTACTCGCCCCAGTTGTCCCCCACTTGTGTGAGGATGTGTATGGTCAACTGATATCCCTAAAGCGGAGGACTCAAACGTTGCCctttcaaaaaaggaaaacactcAAAGAGAAGTCGCTCTTCTTTTCCCAAATGCCAACCGTTAAGAGGAGAAGAGACGTCCACCTGgaaaccctttttttgttaaaatattttgcacaTAAACAGATGAATGGGCATCTCTCTAACTCGCTGGAGGCAGTGGTTTACCTCCATTCAGATAGCGAAGAGGTAATCACTCTGGTAAAGCGTTTTTTGAAAGCGCCCAACCCGCTGACTAGCTTTAACAATCATGATGACCTTCGCTTTCTCTTTAACGTCTCCAACGTGATCCTATGTGAAGACCTAACGGAGCTGAAGAAGAGGGACCCTGCCTTCCGCACCTACACAATTCCTCTTGTTCGTGGTGGGGAGGGGGCTCCGCAAGAGTCTGGAGAGGTGGACCTGCTGTTGCGGGGCGGCCAGACTGAGGAGGACCCCTTCCAGGCCTGGCTCCGCGCGGACGGCGCCTCCAGGCGGGCCTCCGTCAGCGTGGGCATAGCCAAATCCGCCGGGGCCAAGTGCGCCAGGTGCGTTTTCCCGCCTCGAGGTGGCAATGCGAGCGGCTAAAGTGAGCGGCCAACCTACACCTTCCATTTACGCCGCCAACCTACGCCGCCAACCCAAtggaccccctttttttcaccacccCCCTACGCAGGTGCTGGATGTACGGAACGGTCAGCCCCTTCGAAGGGGCGCTCCTCTGCCCGAGGTGCCTGGGCGTGGTCAAGACATTCTTCGATTAGTACATCACGTGCAATTAGTGCATCACGTGCGATTAGTGCATCACGTGCGATTAGTGCATCACGTGCGATTAGTGCATCACGTGCGATTAGCACGTTGGGAGCGAAATGGGAGGGAAGCTATCCCTGCCCACACTCGCTGCCAGTAACTTAGCAAcaggcacatttttttgcgcttttaaATCAGTTTGAAGGGttcatttttgccaattGGGGGGGCGGCACAGAGAGACGCTAAAAGGAGAGGGACACCCCCGTCGCCACACACGCCCCCCCAATTCGGGGAACACATCACGTAGGCGTTGAAAAAGTAACAAATCGGGGCACCACGCGGGCGCTGCAGAGTTACAGTGCCATTTGGCTGGCGTCTGGTCCGTGTGGTTCCCCTTGACCCTGCGCATCCAGCGCGTCGGGTGCATCCTGCCCATTCTGTTCGCTCTGCGGGTGGTGCCACTTCTCTTCGCTCTGTTCGTTTGCGCTGTTTTGCTCGTTTGCTTCCGCCCTGTCTTCATCGCCGTGGCGTGCCCTCTTCCGCTCCTGACGGGGAaacaggcaaaaaaaaaaaaaaataaaaaaaaaaaataaataaataaatcacCACTCACGATGCGCACATTGCGCGGGACGCTTAAGATGCCGTGCAGGCGGTACATGCCGCTCGACGCTATTGGGGTGTGGGTGGTGGTGGATCTCCCCAGTGGAACGACGAAGCGACCGCTCGCCCAGCTGCCGCTCCATTTGTCTCGACTACCCCCCAACTCACCATTTGCTGGTTCTGACTGTCAAAGTAATTTTGCAAATACTGGTACTGCTTGAGCTTGAGCTTGACCTTCCGGGTGCTTATCACGGCGAGCTCCTTCAGGAGCTTCCTAATGTTGTGCCTCTCCAAATCTGCGAGCTGGCGGGCCCTCTTCTTCGAGGCGTTAATAATTGTGTTGTGTATTTCCTGCATGTCCTTCTCGTTGAGGATGTACGTGGAGGAGGCGCTGTCCTTTGGCGGGAGGTTAACGTTGAGTGGCACGAATTCTGGGTTGCCACCGGGGGCATTGGGGTCGTCTCCTTCGGCCTTAACGTCCGCGTGAGATGCGTGAGCTGCGTCTGCCACCTCTGCCGCGTTTGCCGTCACTACCGCTTCTTGCGCGCCTGCCACCTCTGCCGCGTctgccgcttccaccgcttgTTGCGCCGCTACCACTTCCACCCCTTCGGACAGCATCGGGGCGGCGCCCTGGCTGCCCGTCTTGGAAAGCTCGTCGTGCTGCCCCTCGGCGATGGTCGGCATTTGGTTCGCTTCGGGGGGGGTCCCTTCGTTCAGAGGCGGTTCGGGGAGGGCCTCTTCGTTCAGAGGCGGTTCGGGAAGGTCCTCTCCGTTCGGCTGCGGTTCGGGAAGGTCCTCTCCGTTCGGCTGCGGTTCGGGAAGGTCCTCTCCGTTCGGCTGCGGTTCGGGAAGGTCCTCCCCGTTCGGCTGCGGTTCGGGAAGGTCCTCCCCGTTCGGCTGCGGTTCGGGAAGGTCCTCCCCGTTCGGCTGCGGTTCGGGAAGGTCCTCCCCGTTCGGCTTCGGTTCGGAGGCCCCCTCTCCTTCTGCACCCGCCGGCTTCTCATCAGTTGAGTTCGCTTCAGTtgggtcttccccctttggggcgGCAGCCGGGGGGTTGTCCTCGCCGCGGGGTTCCCCCCCATCCTGGTCCCCCTCGAAACTCTCCACTTTaacttcccccgtttggacATCCGGGTTttcccgcttctcccactGCTCGCGCGTCTTACGCTCTTCATGATCCTCCCGCTCCTTGCACTCCTCCCGCTCCCTGGCCCTGGCGACGCACTCGCGCTGCTTGTTAAGAATAAAGTCTACGATTTTCTTGGCGGCATACGCCCCGATGTAGGGACTGATGTAATTGCATATGAAGGAGAGCAACGACAGTAGAGTGTTGTTCTGCTTAAAAGATTTAAAAGAGACATTATTAATGTTAAGGAGGTTATCTATATCAAAGAAGGGGTTAGAGAGTGGCATGGatgtgaatttaaaaatacattcataTGCACTTTTCGTTCCGATCGATTCGCTTATCTTTTCCcaattgtttttatatttgctAATGCCATCGATCAGTCTCTCTATCTCGGTAACACTCCAATCGTTCCCAAGGAAGCTATACGGTATATTCactttaataaaatttgatcTGTTTAGGATGCTCGGGTATTTACTTGAGTTGAAGCATGCATTGCACCACACACACTTATCCAGAACGCCGTAGGAAATCTTTTTCACGCTGTTAGGCTTTAGGATGTAATACACGTGGGTGCACACTCGTTTGCAGCTCACGCACTTGTAGACGCTGCTAAGCGGTTGCTGCGGTTGCTGCGGTTGCGGTTGCTGCTGCggttgctgttgctgctgcggttgctgttgctgctgctgctgcggttgctgttgctgctggTGGGGGTTCCCCTTGGGCCCCTCCCCCGGCTTGCCCCAATCGAGGGAGCTCCTATCCTCCGACAGGCAGTTGTAGTAACCCACATCCATGGGGCtgcctttatatttttcatttttcgtttccACGCTTTGGTTTAGCCACTGGAAGGTTTGCCCGTAGGGGGGATGATACTCCTTCACTCCGCTTGCTCCCCAGGGAGGGTTACCACCCATCGTCCGTTCCGCTTCGCCATGCTTGCCGTAGACCatcgcagggggggaagcccagGGGCCCACTCCCCCAAGGGGGTGCGCTTCTTGGGGGGGGACATTCCACTGGTTAGAAGGGGCATTCCACTGATTAGGGGGGCACACTCCCGCTCCCGCTACTCCCGCCGCTAATCCAGCTACTCCTCCGCTGGTGAGGGGATCCCCCCTCAGGTCGGCGCACTCACTCGCTGCGCCACCGccaatgtgtttttttttttttttttccctgcccCAGTTTTGGGCGCCCCCCCTCTCCTGGCCACCTGAGCAGTCAAACCCGCTGAAAGGGAAGGCGTTCCTCTGGGCTGCCCCTACACCTGCAACGTCTTGTCTCCACACCTGATGCATGTTGTTAACCGTCTCGTAGCTTAAATAATTTAGCGCCGCTCCCTGGCTGAAGGAGGAATCCCATTTGGTATGCCTCCCCACACTACCACCTCCTAGGAAGCCAAACAAAACGTCGATTAGCTTCCTATTCGCTCTTACATTGGCGTAGCACCGTTGCAAGGTGAGCAGTTCCGTTGGGTTGTTCCTGTGCAGGCTAATCATTTCGTCCTTCACTCGGTGAATCTCTTTATCGTTGTGTGGCGACCTGGTTAGCTCGCCATTCAGGAGGGAGTAAATATGATGGAGGTCTTCCTCCGCAATGTCACTGGAGTAGGCCATGGTGGCCCCACTTGGCAACCGAGCGTTCTTAATCACCATCCCGTCGTCACCATCAGCCGCACCTCCATTCGGGCTACCGAGGAAAACGTTGGCCCCTTCGCTGCAGTAGCTCGGATCGAACGTCATGgaatttacatttaaaaaatttaagttgTGGATGCTGTTTTTCATGTTCGCGGGTTGCTTCTTCACGATGTTCCGCACGTAGGTGTTCGACGGGCGCATGCACACCGGTTGGTGTGGAGGCGGTTGGTGTGGAAGTGGTTGCTGCGGAAGTGGTTGCTGCGGAAGCGGTTGGTGTGGAAGCGGTTGGTGAGGCTGCTGTTCCTGCTTCGCGTGCGCACCTTGGTCCGCATGGACGCTTCCTGGCGGATTCACCTCTTCGCCCTTCGCGCCGCCTTCCTCGTGCGCCGCCCCGTTGAGGGGAATGCCTCCCTGCGcgtcttccccatttgcctTCGTCCAATCCGCGCTGGCTGCGGGAGCCCCTTCCCCCGTTTCGCTATACACATGTGAGGAGGAAGCATCTGCCATTTGATTGATGCCCAACTGGTTTAGACCCACCTCCCCACTGTGGCTCACGTAAGGCGAATTGTTATAAATGGAGTTATTGCCAATTAGACCCTCTTCAACATGCACGCTGTTCGGTTCTTCCTTACTCGGGGGGTAGTTTCCCCCGGTGTCTACTCCCCATGCCTGCGTTGGGTCCTCTCCCATCAGGGGTAATTCTCCTCCTTTGTTCTCATCAGATGTGCACGCGTTGATGCTGCTTGGGTGGAGGGGGTCATCTCCTGCATTGGCGTTTTCCTTGGCAGCCCCGCcgtcctcctccccctgctgctgctgctcctcctcctccagcaTGCTTGCCAATCCGATTAACTCATCTGCCCCCTCGGAGCACTTCGGACTGGTTACGTCTTCTCCTCCGAGGTCGCCTCCGCTTTGGATTTCCGCTTCGTCAGGCTGTTCCCCCTGGGGGGCACTCACCGCCTCGTCGTTCATCGTTGAAGGGGTCCTAATGCAGTTCCAATGCGGCGGGTCGCTTCGTCGCGGCGGATCGCTTGGACGTGCCGCCTCACTTCAACGCACGAGTGGTCCTACTTGCTCACCCTCCACCACGCAACGTTTCATCCGCGGTATTTCGTTTGAGTGGCCGCTCCTTTATCGCCTCCTTCGGGGCGCGCCCTACGAGAGCGCCTTCTGCTTAAGAGGCTAATCTGCGCAGAAGTGCCTTCCCGGGTTGGCTGCGCGTGAAGAGGCAGCGAATTACCCCTCAATGGGCCGACCCATCAATGGGATGATAACGGGTAGAGGCAAACTGACACGGGTGAACGACTAATCGGCTGGCTAACCAATCAGTTGGTCCATTCATCCGATCGCTTGCTCCACCTCTCAACCTTAAGGATGCCTCCCCAGTTGCAAACATTCGGCAGCACCCCCGCTGGAAGAACTACACATGTAAAGCCACTTCCCAATTTACAGGTAGAGTCAGGCGTTCACTTGGGAGACGTGCCAATGCACATAGGTGTGATGGCCCTTCCCAGAAAGGTTCCCTTCGCTTCTTATATCCGACTGGGTCTTCttctaaaaaaagaagtgctTCTAACTCTTCCACCCCTGATGACAAACAGGTGTACCTCGCGCTTTTCCGCTGCTTCCAAATGTGcatgggggagggggttGTGTTCCCCCTCTGGTCAGAAATACAAGCAGCTGCTTCTATGCAGCTTCGCTCATCTCCAAGTGGGTTACTTCCGAGTAACTGGCAGGCACAGCTCGATCGTTCACTCGGGGAAGTTTTAACAGTAGCGCTACTTGGAACGATTTTTCCAACAAGGGGGATGATGCAGTTAAattacaacaaaaaaaaggggaaaaaagaaggtaaaaaaaaggaagcaaagaaaaggaagtaaaaaaaagaaattaaaaaaaagaaattaaaaacgagCGTGTTCCCTCATCATGTTCAAATTTACAAACCCTTTGCAGATTAGCAAATTGGCGGTTTTCAAAATATGCCGACATTATATGTACTGTACATGCAACAtgttggagaaaaaaaaaaaaaaaaaaaaaaaggtacatcGTATGGCACGATAACACCgtaggattttttttttttttttttttttttttttctgaacaggtcaggcaaaTTTGACCAAAAAGTTTTGTCAccaattttttgaagtaGCCCCTTCAGAGATACATAGCAGTGGTAGTAACAGtaggttttatttttacttatttttttttctctttccttCCTGCATTTTGTTCCACTGGGTTGGGGACGCAAGAGGGGGATAAAACTTCCTTCCAACCGGAGGAGCTGCGCCATTCCCGCTGAGCattccacaattttttttttttttacctgttAATCATTTTGAAATTGGTTCACCGGgttggaagaggaggaagagttGGAAGAGTTGGTGGCGCTCCCCCAACTGGCAAATTAAATAAACAACACAGCGAGGTAGCCAGTGGGGGGGAGTTCACTCCGGTCTGTTTCGTCCCCAGTGGTTGAGCGGCCTTCGCAAACTTGCCATGGAAgcgcattttttattgtgcATACCCTTTTTGTAGCAACGTCACGCGTGTGTTCACAAGCCATACATATATCTCTGCAACGTCCGAAGAGGAGAAGGGATCACTTGGGCCAACCTGAAAAGCAATTAAACACAATCACACAGCGGTGTGTTCCCTGTGAGCAGCTGAACGATTGACCCAAATTAGCCACAACGcggaaaggaaaggaagcTCCAGAAAGGGTATACCCACTTGATAGGAAATCCcgcaaataaatttatacgCTTAAATACCTAGTGAGCTTCTCCCACCCACGTGTCAACATGAAGTTAGACAGAAAGAAggacttcaaaaaaaaacttgtaaCTTGCTTCTCTCTACTGCAAGTGTCGGACCCCATCAAGGTGATCGTCGATGAGACGTTCATCCACCTGTGCATTGTTCATAAAATTCCCATCAAGGAGGAACTAGCCAAATTAGTAAACAGGCAACTGATGCTGATGACCACAAAATGCATCTCCACCTGCGccaaaaaaacgcataatgAAGAAACGGCCTACGGAATTAGGAAGATAACTCATTACAAGTGCAACCACAATGGTGATCATGTGAGGAACTCCCTTAgcatgtttttaaaaaagatgaaggTTGAAAGgaactcccccttttcggtgaacaattttttcgaaaatgagGTCTCCGTGACGCATAACTTTGACAGTGTGTGCAATGTGAGGGGGCGTCcaggaaggggggaagaagcaaagggggaggaagaagtatccaaggaggaagaagcaccaaaaggagaggaatcaccaaaaggagaggaatcaccaaaaggagaggaatcacccaagggggaagaagcaccaAAAGGAGAGGAATCACCCGAGGGGGAGGAATTCCCAACTGGCAGAGAGACAGAGTGGCAAGTGGAGCTGACCGATTCCATGAAGTGCATAATCGATTTGGTAAAAAACAACAACGAGAAGAAGTTTTTCGTGGCAACCAACAATAACGAGTTGAGGTCCTTCCTCAGGTAGGCAGCAAAGCGAGCGGCGTCTGCATGCAGGTGTAACGCGTGCAGGTATACCGCGTGAACATTGGTACACTTGCAtatgtgttcattttgtctGCCGCTCCGTTCATCGCCCCGTTCATCGCTCCGTTCAtcgcttccttcccccccccgcaggaaggTGTTCATCGTGCCCATCATCTACATCAGCGAGGGCGGCGCCATCAAGATGGAGAGCCTCTCCACGAAGAACACGAACAAGAAGGCGACCGTGGAGTTGCGCAAGATGAAGATGCTCAAGTGGGAGCGGGAGCTCAGGATGTCGGAGCAGAGGAGGGACAAGgataaggtgaaaaagagtgggaacaaaaatgggaggaaaaagaaggcgaGGGGGCGAAATGGGAGGTAGTCGCGGGTAGTCGCGGGTAGTCGCGGGTAGTCGCGGGTAGTCGCGAGTAGTCGCGAGTAGACACTCCAAGTTCGCCCCgcagaggaagcaaaaaggggttcttccacttctacttctttttttttttttttttttttttgttataaccCCCAACATGTTTGACCCCTCGTGCTGTGCACACATCTGCCTCTTTGCACAgggtagttttttttttttttcttttttttgtaacgaattaaatttaataacattTGTGAGAGTTGCCTTTTGGctgacttttttttaaaaatgtaaaacttCATGGAAGGGATGCACCCAGGGGTGCGTCGAGGGAAACTGAAACAAAGTGGACACAAAAGGTGCCCCCCGGAAAGGAGGTGGGCATGTTGCAAAGTGGCTGTAAAGGGGGAGTGAggatgggggggaaaaaaaaagggaacggGGGAGAGAGACTACTGCACTGCAACGTCAGGATTACTCCCCACGGGACactaaaaaggttaaaaaaaaatcatatcttttttaacaaatgatTTATCAAGTTCTTCATGATTGGCTGACCcctctttgtttttttatttaattttttaaactttttaatccttatcattttttttttttttttttcttgttcacTTTTCTGCATGGCTGcttctttctccttcacgTATAGCTCTctctctttccttttcagcGAAACTATGTTAATTTCTTTGCTGTACACAGATTTTACATGCTTCCCGTGGTTCTTCTTGTGTTGCTCTGTTTTCGTTTCACCCTCGCCGCTGTTCTTCCGTTTTGTGCTTACTGGGGAATCCTCCCTTTGGTCGTCTTGGCTGTCCTCTCCATGGGCAGGTTCTGTGTCTACCTGTGGCGCCGtttctttcccctcttctGTGTTTTCTCCCTGCTGCGCATCCCGGTGGGCCCGCTCCGGCGTGAAGAAGAAGTCCTTTATGGGGTCGCTCCGAACCAACTCCTTCTTTGGCTCATCAGATTTCGCAAGCTTTTTGAACTTCCGAAGAAATTTCTGGTCCGTGAAATATTTGTTCTTCTTGCGAAGGtagtttttgttctttatgtGGCGGTTTTTGCTTGAAAAGAGGcttctcttcttcattttggggggggcaccAGTTGGAAGTTACGGTTTGGGAAGGGCACAAGTTGGCGGCTACGGTTTGGGGAGAGCATTTCATTTTACGTTATCTTGTCGTACCCTGTTGGGTCATCCCTATTTCGTTTTACTCTCCTTTGTTGCTTATGCTTAACATTGGTgatgataaaaatttttaatttctgtCGAGCGCACTCCTCTCTTTTCGTGGACCATGGGCGGTATTTTTAATCACCAGGTTTGCTCCAAATTTTGGGTAaactgcaaaatgggaagagctACTTCACCGTTTAGCAGTTTAAGAAGTGGCTTCCTATTAGTTTGCCCCTCGGGTGGGAAGAAGAGGCGTTTCTTGTGAGGCGGAAtgccaaatgggaaatatGGGAAATGATAACGCAgcgggtatttttttttttttttttatttttttttttgttcatacgAAATGGGcacttttggctagctccgcaaggtaaaaaaaaaaaaaaaaaaaaaaaagtcgcaTTGACGCTGCAACCGTTACAGCAGAAAGAACCACGTGGTGGATTTGtttgttttctcctttcctaCAAACTGTTTGAATAAGCgagcggaaaaggaaaaaaaaaaaagggaagaataCCTCCCTTGGTATGCATTCACTTTGCTgaatagcttttttttttgtacagcCACTTAAATAACGTGGCGggaatactttttttattcacgAAAGTGGGAGGGAGGCCACATGCGGGAGCACTCCTGTCGAATGCGGCAGCCCCTGCATTTGCCAACAAACGAGAGCAGCTGTCATTCATCAGGGTTGCAGTGGGATATCAGCGCGAGGGCAAACGTGGAGGCAAAAaagtaaacaaaataaaacaaaataaagcgtAAAAATACCCCTTTGCGAGACAGCAGCGAAGTCTCTGCATACCAGTGGGAAGagtcccccaaaaaaaaaataccatttttacaaaacggtAGATGATGTTACCATGGAAGGGAATTTTTCAACGCAGAAAAAAGCACCCGTGGGGATCAAAAAACCAAACGGTGGTAAACATATAATTAGAGGGAGGAGAGGAGGTGCTCCTCACAAGGTGGGGAAGGAGATGGGGAAACAGAAAGGAAGACCAAATGGCGAAGGGGAGACGGAGTGGGACGCATCCTCCAACAGGAACGGGTATAACCCCCGGATGAAGGGGAAAGGAGTCCACCCCAGATTTAATAGTAGCCTTTTCCGAAAGGGTCAGCAAAGTGGCAACATGGGGGGAGTAACTGGGAAGGGAAAGCACCAGGGGGGCctccatggggggggaagaaaaagcacAAGTGGAGCGGCCAATAAGGGTTCCAACCAGGGTGGCAACAAGGACGATGGAAACGACCCACACACACTTGGCGACGCGTACTACTACGACAATGAGAGCTCGGCGGTGAGCGAGGGAGAGGCCCCCCCCACGGGGCCAATCAGCCACGCAGAGGAAAACACAAGTCGAAAGGAGCCCCGCATTAACAGTGACCAGCAGCCGACCATGGATTACGTGGAGTATGTGAGCAgcctcaaaaagggggaagatcCAAACAGTGatgaaaggaaaacattGCACACCTCCGAGGGGAAGGACGAGGTTGGTGGGGAAGCTCCCAATGGTGAGCAGCAAAAGGGAGGCGGTGAGGAACAAGATGGAGCTGATGAGCATCAAAATGGGGCTGATGagcaacaaaatggagcTGATCACCGACGGGGAGTGTTCAACATTTTCCTTCTGTTCTGCCCCCTCGCTGTCACCAGCATAAGAAACAGACGGTGCGTCATAAATGCCGATGAGCACATGTCGTTTCTGCAGAACAAATTGAAGAGCGTGGAGAGTTTGCTGGCATGTGCAAGGAATGCAAAGGAGAGTGCATTCCTCAGGAGCAAAGCGGAAGCAGTAGAAAATAAGCTGAAGAACGTACGGCTGGATGTCCTTTTCTTTACTTTGCTCTGCTTACGAGACAGTGTTATTAACAAAAGGGGTCGGctgcaaatatatttgcatacAGTAAACGGGTTACTAATTTATGTGTCTCCATCATTTCGGGTGCCTCgaagtttttccctttttaaaaaagtcaTGTTGAATTTGATGCTGCGGAACGTGGTGCTCGACCCGGGCGGGCGGCCCCTCCTGAAGGTCCTGCCCCACCCGGTGCAGCGCTACGTGGGGTCCTCCGTGTAAGATGGGAGCGtcaaaaaagagagaaaataaaagagatACATACATAGTTGCAGCGAGAGAGAAACAACTCGCAGCTGCCGCTATCCATcgtgcccccctttttctctcccccctctgcaggTGCATCGGAATTTCTCACATGGGCTTCCCCGCGGATGTTAAAAAGCTATCGAAGCAGATAAAGGAGACAAAGAAtgattattcatttttcctttctctcTCCAGCGCATACGACTTGACACATTTTATTGAATCCATTTCGAGGACCCACTCGGAGTGCTTCCCCTTCGACTACGTTGTGCGCGTTTCGGACCTCCCCCTGTCTACGGTTGCCGTTTGTTCCAAGCTgacgcattttttaaatgactaACTGGGGGGGGATGCGCTCCGTCCCCCCGCTGTCCTCCCGCTGTCCTCCCGCTGTCCTCCCGCTGTCCTCCCGCTGTCCTCCCGCTGTCCTATTTGTGCCCTCCTTCCGCTTGCTTCCCCCTGACCGCCGCTCAACCATCCCGTCAGTTAAAACTCTTCCGCTTCAGCTCCTCGAAGGGAGTTACCCGATTGGCGATGTTGACTGAAGGGGGTGATGAACGAAATGGGTGTCAGGGCCACCACCGGTGGGGGGCGCAGCCATGTTACATCTGTTCATGTGTGAGAAGGTTTGCGCTCGTTTTTGCGCTCCTTTATGCGCTCATTTTTgcgctcctttttgcgctcctttttgcgctcctttttgcgctcctttttgcgctcctttttgcgctccTTTATGCGCTCATTTGTGCGCTCATTTGTGCGCTCATTTGttcgctcctttttgtggGCCCTTTGGTGggccccttttctttttcgtcaTGGTTACCCCCGAAGAGGTGGAAGTCCTCCCCCGATTCCTCCCCCGATTCCTCCCCCGAGCTGTCCGCCGGCGGGTTGTCCACGTAGGCCTACAGGAGAAGGGTGGTGTAGCGATGGTGTAGCGATGGTGTAGCGGAGGGGTAGCGACGGGGTAGACATGGCGGCGAAACGACCCTCAAGTGCTACGCCGGCACAGGTGCAAACTGTACGAGGAGGGCACAGACTACTGCGTCGAAGGACAGTAATGTGCCCCTATAGccgctctcctttttccgttttttttttttttttttacttggTCCCTCTGCAGACAGCCGAGCAAAAAGTGGCTGACTATCTTGTTGTGCACGTCGAGGGGCAAGTCTGCAAACTTCCCCGTaacaaaattggcaaagctttttttttcctcgtgGATGTAATTGGCTAGTTGGGAGACGCCTCTGCGTTCCTCCACCCCTGCGAATGGGCAGTTGGAAGGGGGCAGATGGAAGTGATCCATTTGGAGTGATCCATTTGGAGTGACCCATTTGGAGTGACCCATTTGAAGCGATAAATTCGCAACCCGTCGTGGGTCAGCGACAGTGACCGCAATGTATGGCCCGCTTCCTCTTTACGATCGGTGCAAGCGGCGTACCCAACGACTTGTGGGGGAGTTGCTCCAAGAGGGGGGCGCTCCCGTAGCTCCTGAGGGGCTTCTCCTTGGGGGCGGCCTCCGCGGTTTTGCTCCGCGCGAGGTTGGctgggaggggggggaagttgTGCAGGGTGTGTGAGGGGGGAGATACGCAAGGGGGTGCAAATTGGCATGCAGTTTGATAGGCAGTTTGACGTGCAGATTGACGCGCATTGGGGTGCACACAGACGCCTGGcgcgccgcttcaccgcggTGCCACTCGGTTTACTTCGCGCCCGCTGGAGCTGCCCCTTGAGGATGTCCTTCTTCCTGGTGAGGGCGTCAATTTGGTGGCCCAGCTGCGACAGGGCCTGCAGGTCCCCGGGGTTGGTTCTCCTCTTGGCGTAATTGAGCGTATCGATTTCCCGCTGAATGGAGCAGATTTCCCTCTGCACGGTGATACG contains:
- a CDS encoding hypothetical protein, conserved (encoded by transcript PVX_123905A) — translated: MEGNFSTQKKAPVGIKKPNGGKHIIRGRRGGAPHKVGKEMGKQKGRPNGEGETEWDASSNRNGYNPRMKGKGVHPRFNSSLFRKGQQSGNMGGVTGKGKHQGGLHGGGRKSTSGAANKGSNQGGNKDDGNDPHTLGDAYYYDNESSAVSEGEAPPTGPISHAEENTSRKEPRINSDQQPTMDYVEYVSSLKKGEDPNSDERKTLHTSEGKDEVGGEAPNGEQQKGGGEEQDGADEHQNGADEQQNGADHRRGVFNIFLLFCPLAVTSIRNRRCVINADEHMSFLQNKLKSVESLLACARNAKESAFLRSKAEAVENKLKNVRLDVLFFTLLCLRDSVINKRGRLQIYLHTVNGLLIYVSPSFRVPRSFSLFKKVMLNLMLRNVVLDPGGRPLLKVLPHPVQRYVGSSVCIGISHMGFPADVKKLSKQIKETKNDYSFFLSLSSAYDLTHFIESISRTHSECFPFDYVVRVSDLPLSTVAVCSKLTHFLND